The genomic window ATTACTAGACTTGAAGATGATCCTAGTCTCTTAGAAGGGCGTCTCTTGATTTTAGATGAAGCTCAGAAAATCTTGTTGACCTTGGAAAATCTTTCTCGAAAATCTTATTTGCTAACGGATTTACCAGACCAACTTGACCAGGCTCTATCAAGGGAAGAAGGCATGCTTCAAAGACGCTTGCTAGAGAGTATTCGTTTTGAAGTTTCTTATCTGCTGGAGCAGTTTCTATCTGTTAAACGTAAGATGTTCCCAGCTAGTAGTATTGATAAGCTCCGACAGGATTTTTCAGAGTTGAATCTTCCAGAATTTAAAGACTATCAGAGATTTTTCTCGTCTGAAGGAGAATTTTGGTTATCAGTTTCAGAACTCTCTAGTAAAAAAATCGAGATTACTTCTAGTCGCGATCAGCGTTTGTTATTTTCTAAGATATTCCCAGAATCCTGCCAGCTTCTCGGAATCTCTGCAACCCTAGAAATTAGTAGCAGAGTTTCTTTGCCAGAATTGTTAGGATTCCCGCAAGCAAATATTTATTACCTAGATGAACAGTTTCAGGAAAATCAGGAAATTTTCTTGGTGAATGATTTTCCATTGGTGACTGAAGTTTCGCTTGAGGAGTATGCACTAGCAGTTGTGGAAGTCCTAGAAGATTTGTCCTACCTTGAAGAACCGATTTTAGTCTTATTTACTGCAAAAGATTTATTGTTGCAGGTATCTGATACTTTAAGAATTCCCCATTTAGCCCAATATAAGCATGGGGAACCAGCTCAATTGAAAAAACGCTTTGAAAAAGGAGAGCGTGAGCTCTTACTTGGAGCAGGGAGTTTCTGGGAAGGAGTCGATTTTTCCAGACATCCTCGGGTGATTGAAGTGGTTACACGTTTGCCTTTCCAAAATCCAGAGGATCCATTTACCAAAAAGATGAATCAAGAACTCCGTCTTGAAGGGAAGAACCCTTTTTATGATTACCAACTTCCTATGGCGATTATTCGTCTCAAGCAAGCGATAGGTAGGACCATGCGCCGAGTTGGTCAACGCTCCGCAGTTTTGATTTTAGATAGCCGTATGTCAAGTAAACGATATGGCAAACAAATCAGCAAGGCCTTGTCTCGCACTAGTCGAGTAAGGAACATTAGCCGAGAGCAAGTATTTGTCAACGTTCAAGATTTTTTAAAGAAACAATGAAATGAATACCAGAAAGAATGAAGGAGGCCGTTATGAAACGTTCATTCGACTCTAGGGTCGATTATAGTTTAATATTACCAGTGTTTTGTTTGTTGGTAATTGGAGTTGTAGCGATTTATATAGCAGTTAGTCATGACTACCCAAACAATGTTTGGCCTATACTTGGACAACAACTGGCATGGATAGCCCTAGGGATTATCTTCAGTTTTGTAGTCATGTTTTTTAACACAAAATTTTTATGGCAATCCACCCCCTATTTATATGGTCTTGGTCTAGCCTTGATGGTCTTACCCTTGGTTTTTTATAATCCAAGTTTAGTAGCTGCAACAGGTGCAAAAAACTGGGTATCAATCGGTGGTTATACACTTTTTCAACCGTCTGAATTCATGAAGATATCTTACATCTTGATGCTAGCTTATGTGATTGTAACTTTCACTAAAAAGTACAAGGACAAAGCACGTACCATCGGTTTAGATTTCCTTTTGATTCTTTGGATGATCGTTTTCACGATTCCGGTTCTAGTGTTACTAGCCTTACAAAGTGACCTTGGAACGGCAATGGTTTTTGTTGCGATCTTTGCAGGTCTTGTCTTGTTGTCAGGTGTTTCTTGGAAGATTATCATCCCAGTCTTTGTAACAGTTGTATCAGCCATTACAGGATTTTTAGCCATCTTCATTACAAAGGATGGGCGTGCCTTTATGCACCAACTTGGTATGCCGACTTATCAGATTAATCGTATCTTGGCTTGGCTCAATCCCTTTGATTATGCTCAAACGACTACCTATCAACAGGCTCAGGGTCAAATTGCCATTGGTAGCGGTGGAATTTTTGGTCAAGGCTTTAATGTGTCTAATCTCCTTATTCCAGTTCGCGAGAGTGATATGATTTTCACAGTAATTGCGGAAGATTTTGGATTTATTGGTTCAGTTGTTGTGGTTGCACTCTATCTACTGCTTATCTATCGCATGTTAAAAATCACCCTAAAATCCAATAATCAATTTTATACCTACATCTCAACTGGATTTATCATGATGCTCTTGTTCCATATCTTTGAAAATATAGGTGCGGTTACTGGTCTTCTGCCTCTGACAGGGATTCCTTTGCCCTTTATTTCTCAAGGGGGATCAGCTATTATCAGTAATCTTATTGGTATAGGTTTGCTTTTATCGATGAGCTACCAAACTCATTTAGCTGATGAAAAGAGTGGCCGAACAAGATTCAAACGTAAAAAAGTTGTACTGAAGAAAGTGAAATAAGGAGGTCGCTATGCCTAAAGTTGCAGTTATCCTAGCAAATGGCTTTGAAGAAATTGAAGCCTTGACTGTCGTAGACGTCTTGCGTCGCGCAAATATCACCTGCCATATGGTAGGATTTGAAGATACAGTGACAGGTTCACATGCCATTCAAGTTCAAGCTGATCGAGTGTTTGATGGTAATTTATCAGAGTATGACATGATTGTCCTTCCAGGAGGTATGCCTGGTTCTGCCCACTTGCGGGACAATGAACAATTGATCACTGAACTTCAAAAATTTGAGAAAATCGGTAAGAAGGTAGCAGCCATCTGTGCGGCTCCAATTGCATTGAATCAGGCAGGTCTACTAGAAGGTAGAAACTTCACCTGCTATGATGGAGTTCAAGAACAAATTGCTGACGGTCACTACCATAAAGAAACAGTAGTCGTAGATGGAAATATCATTACGAGCCGTGGGCCAGCAACTGCTTTAGCCTTTGCTTACTACCTGGTTGAAACACTGGGCGGAGATGCTGAGTCTCTAAGAAATGGCATGCTCTACACAGACCTATTTGAAAAATAATGAACAAACTGAGGAGAATCTTTCTTGATGGAGAAGATTCTTCTCTTTTTTAATGGCAAAAACCAGGGTAAACATCGCTTTTTTTATAAAAAAATGGTATAATGAAGGGTATGAAATATCACGATTACATCTGGGATTTAGGTGGAACCCTGCTTGATAATTATGAAACTTCTACAGCAGCTTTTGTAGAAACATTAGCAGAGTTCGGGATTGAGCAGGAACACGATAGTGTTTACGAAGCTTTGAAGGTTTCGACTGCCTTTGCTATCGAAAAGTATGCTCCAGGTATTGAAAACTTTCTTGAAAAATATAAGGAAAATGAAGCCCGAGAGCTTGAACATCCAGTTTTGTTCGATGGGATTCCTACTCTTTTAGAAAATATTTCGGACCAAGGTAGCCGTAACTTCTTGGTTTCTCATAGAAACGATCAAGTATTGGAAATTCTAGCGAAAACTGAGATAGCTCCTTACTTTACAGAAGTAGTGACGGCTAGTTCAGGTTTTAAACGCAAGCCTGATCCTGAATCGATGATTTATTTACGTGAGAAGTATCATATAACGTCAGGTCTAGTCATTGGTGACCGTGCCATTGATGTAGAAGCAGGATATGCTGCAGGCTTAGATGCCTATCTCTTTGAGAACGTTGTAGCGTTAAAACAAGCAATAGACATGTAAGAAAAAGGGGAAACATGACAGAAGATATTAAAAACCAACAGGCACAAGATTATGATGCTAGTCAAATTCAAGTTTTGGAAGGTCTGGAAGCTGTTCGTATGCGTCCAGGGATGTATATTGGTTCAACTTCGAAAGAGGGTCTTCACCACCTCGTCTGGGAAATCGTAGATAACTCTATCGACGAAGCCTTGGCAGGATTCGCTAGTCATATCGAGGTCTTTATTGAACCGGATGATTCAATTACAGTTGTCGATGATGGACGAGGAATTCCAGTTGATATCCAAGAAAAAACAGGACGTCCTGCCGTTGAAACTGTCTTTACTGTTCTTCACGCCGGAGGTAAATTCGGTGGTGGCGGATACAAGGTCTCTGGTGGACTCCATGGTGTAGGTTCATCCGTTGTAAATGCTCTTTCTACTCAGTTGGATGTTCGCGTTCATAAAAATGGAAAGATTCACTACCAAGAGTACCGTCGTGGACATGTTGTTGCAGACCTTGAGGTAATCGGGGATACAGATAAAACAGGAACAATTGTTCACTTTACTCCAGACCCAGAAATTTTTACTGAGACAACGACATTTGATTTCGACAAATTAAATAAACGTATTCAAGAGTTAGCTTTCTTGAATCGAGGCCTTCAAATCTCTATCACTGACAAACGTGAAGGACTTGAACAAACCAAGCATTATCACTACGAAGGTGGGATTGCGAGCTACGTTGAGTACATCAACGAAAACAAGGATGTTATCTTTGATACACCAATCTACACAGATGGTGAAATGGATGATATCACAGTTGAAGTCGCGATGCAGTACACAACTGGTTACCATGAAAATGTCATGAGTTTCGCTAACAATATTCATACCCATGAGGGTGGAACACATGAGCAAGGTTTCCGTACAGCCTTAACTCGTGTTATCAATGACTATGCTCGTAAAAACAAACTTCTAAAAGATAACGAAGATAACCTAACAGGTGAGGATGTCCGTGAAGGATTGACAGCCGTTATCTCTGTGAAGCATCCAAACCCTCAGTTTGAAGGACAAACTAAGACCAAACTTGGAAATAGTGAAGTTGTGAAGATTACCAATCGCCTCTTCAGTGATGCATTTTCTGACTTCCTTTTGGAAAACCCACAGATTGCTAAGCGCATCGTTGAAAAAGGAATCTTGGCTGCCAAAGCGCGTGTTGCTGCCAAGCGTGCGCGTGAAGTTACACGTAAGAAATCTGGTTTAGAAATTTCAAATCTTCCAGGAAAATTAGCGGACTGTTCATCAAACAATCCAGCTGAAACTGAACTTTTCATCGTCGAAGGAGACTCTGCAGGAGGTTCTGCAAAATCAGGACGCAATCGTGAGTTCCAAGCCATCTTACCAATTCGTGGTAAAATCCTTAACGTTGAAAAAGCGAGCATGGATAAGATTTTAGCTAATGAGGAGATTCGCAGTCTTTTCACAGCTATGGGAACAGGATTTGGCGCTGAGTTCGATGTTAGCAAAGCTCGCTATCAAAAACTGGTGATCATGACAGATGCCGATGTCGATGGAGCCCATATTCGTACTCTCTTGTTAACTCTGATTTATCGTTATATGAAACCCGTTCTAGAGGCAGGTTATGTTTATATCGCTCAGCCACCAATTTACGGTGTTAAAGTCGGTAGTGAGATTAAAGAATATATTCAACCTGGCGCAGACCAAGAAACTCGCCTACAAGAAGCTTTGGCTCGCTACAGCGAAGGTCGTTCAAAACCAACCATTCAACGTTATAAAGGTCTTGGAGAAATGGATGACCACCAACTTTGGGAAACTACGATGAATCCTGAACATCGCCTTATGGCCCGTGTATCAGTAGATGACGCTGCAGAAGCAGATAAGATTTTTGATATGCTCATGGGTGATCGAGTAGAACCACGTCGAGAATTTATCGAAGAAAACGCTGTTTACAGTACTCTTGACGTATAAAAAAATTGGGAAATAGTTCCCAAGGTTTGAAAAATATGATATAATCATTACAATTGTGTCATGTATAAAAGGAGTTTGATATGTCAAATAATCAGTTGATTATTACTTTGATTGGAATTGCAGTCCTGCTTCTTATTGCTTTTGCAGTAGCAATTTTGCTACGTAAACGAAATGAGAGTAGACTTGCAGCTTTAGAAGAAAGAAAAGAAGAACTATATAACCTTCCTGTTAATGATGAGGTAGAGGTTGTAAAAAACATGCATCTGATCGGTCAAAGTCAGATTGCTTTTAGAGAATGGAACCAAAAATGGGTAGATTTGTCTCTTAACTCTTTTGCAGATATCGAGAATAACCTCTTTGAAGCTGAAGGATACAATAACTCATTCCGTTTCTTGAAAGCTAAGCACCAGATTGATCAAATTGAAAGTCAAATCCAACTTGTTGAAGAGGATATTGCAGCAATTCGTAATGCCTTGTCTGAGTTAGAAAAACAAGAGTCAAAAAATAGTGGACGTGTTCTGCATGCCCTAGATTTATTTGAGAAACTACAAAACACTGTAGCTGAAGATCCTGAAAAATATGGTCAAGCTCTTCCAGAAATTGAAAAACAATTGGAGAACATCCAATCTGAGTTTTCTCAATTTGTAACCTTGAATTCATCGGGAGATCCGGTTGAAGCAGCAGGCATTTTAGATAACGCTGAAAATCATATTTTAGCTTTGACACATATCGTTGAAAGAATTCCAGCGATTGTCACTAAGCTTACTACTGAATTGCCAGAACAACTTGAAGATTTAGAAGCTGGTTACCGCAAACTTTTAGATGAAAACTACCATTTTGTAGAAACTGATATCGAATCTCGTCTTCAACTTCTCTATGAAGCCTTGAAGAATAATCACGAAAATATCCGTACATTGGAGTTGGATAATGCAGAGTATGAAAATACTCAAATCCAAGAAGAAATAAATGCACTTTATGATATTTTCACTCGTGAAATTGCAGCCCATAAAGCTTTTGAGAAATTGGTAACTACCCTTCCTACCTATCTTAAACACTTGAAAGAAAACAATCAGGTACTAGTTAAAGATATCGAACGTCTTGGGAAAACCTATTTGATTTCAGAAAGCGATGTGAATCGAGTTCGTCGTCTTCAAGCTGATATCTCAGCCTTGAATGCTACTATTGAAGAAATGAATAATGCAGAGTCAGAAGTTTCAGAAGCATATTCTGTCTTACAAGAACGTTTGGAAAATCTCCAATCTACATTAAAAGATATTGAAGATGACCAAATCGGTGTTAGTGAGCGTCTCGTTCAAATTGAAAAAGATGACATCAATGCTCGTCAAAAAGCAAATGTATATGTCAACCGTCTGCATACGATTAAACGCTACATGGAGAAGAGAAATCTTCCAGGAATTCCTCAAAAATTCTTGAAACTCTTCTTTGATGCAAGTCACAGTACAGAAGACTTGATGGCTGAGTTGGAACAAGCGCAAGTGAATATCGAATCTGTGAATCGCATCCTTGAGATTGCGACAAATGATATGAATATGTTGGAAGAAGAAACATACAGTATTGTTCAAAATGCAACATTGACAGAACAATTGCTTCAATATTCTAACCGTTATAGATCATTTGATGATCGTATTCAACAAGCTTTCCAAGAAGCTTTGAATATCTTTGAAACAACATTCGATTACCAAGCATCTTTCGAAAAAATCTCTCAAGCATTAGAAGTTGCTGAGCCTGGTGTTACAAATCGCTTTGTTACTTCATATGAAAAAACAAGAGAAAGTATCCGTTTCTAATTTATAAAAGAATCCTAGATTTTCCTAGGATTCTTTTACTTTTCTTTACCTATTTTAAATATTTCCATGCCATGTTTTCATTGAAATTATAGTTTATATTTGATATGATATGACTATGACAAGAAATAGAAAAAGACGTAAAACAGTTGAAGACAAGAAGCAAAGAAATTTATGGATAATAGTGGCTTTGCTTTTTTTTACAATGGTGGCTTTGCAAGGCATCATAACTTATAAGGTAACAAATAAAAAAGTTTTTGAGGAAAAAATTGAAGCACTGAAAAAGGAAAAAGATGATTCCTATTCACAAGGAAGTCAGAAAGATCATTTTCGTAAGGGGCAGGCAGAAATCATCACCTACTATCCTATGACGGGGGACAAGGTCATTACCTCTGTTCAGGATATCATTGTAAAAGATATTACGGATAAGGTAGAAGATAAAGAACATTTGATTTTTTACTACTCTGAAAAAGATTCTTCCTCTATCAAAGGTGTGGAGAGCCATCTTGTAAAAAAACAGGCCTATGATTTGAGTGATTCTACTGTTGTGGAATTAGAAAATACATCGTTAGATCAGCTTTATCTTAAGGAAGATGGGACCCTGTTTACATTAGATCAGCTCTTTACAGATGCTAGCAAAGCTAAGGAAAAGTTTCTTGAGGATATCAAGTCAACACTTCTTGATAAAAAGATTGAGCAAACACTTGTTGATCAAGTAATAGCCGATTTTACAGCTAGCGATTTATCATCTTGGAAGTTTGCATACAAAGATAGTCAATTGGTTCTTTATCCAATCAAAGCAACCAATAATGTAGAAGAAATAGCTTTGCCTATTTCAGACTTCTTTGATGTTATCCAATCGTCCTATCTAACTGAAAAGGATGCAGAACTTTATAAGAAGGCTCAGGCTGAGAAAAATAAAAAAGTAGTAGCTCTTACCTTTGACGATGGACCGGATGGAAATACAACTCCACAAACTTTAGATATTCTAGCCAAGTACAAGATAAAAGCTACCTTCTTTGTACAAGGAAAGAATATTGCAGGTAATGAGTCGATTCTTAAACGTATGCAGTCTGAAGGTCATGAAGTTGGAAACCATAGTTGGAATCACCCGGTTTTAACAAAACTGTCATTGGAAGACGCTAAGAAACAAATTACGGATACAGAATCAGCAATTACTAGTGTACTTGGAACAAGTTCAAAATTGATGCGACCTCCATATGGTGCTGTTTCAGATGATATCCGAAACAGCCTGGATTTGAGCTTTATTATGTGGGATGTTGATAGTTTGGACTGGAAGAGCAAGAATGAGGCTGCTATTTTAACTGAGATTCAACGTCAAGCGACAAATGGATCTATCATCCTCATGCATGATATCCATCAAACATCCGTTAACTCATTGCCAAAAGTTATTGAGTATCTGCAAGGACAAGGATATAGCTTTGTTACAGTATCTGAATTGCTAGGTAACCATGTGAAACCACATGAGATTTACTATTCACGGAATCAGTAGAGTCAATACCTAAGGATGTGACTTGAATCAAAATTCCATCAAGAAAAAATAAAAAAGATAAATTTTTATCTTGACAAGTAGGGGAAAACTTGATATTATATACAAGATGAGAAAAGCAGAAGTGAGAACTTCTCGCCTTGCGACTAACGTTGTCTGGCCCCTACAGATCAAGTTTCAGGAATGAAATATAATCATGTAGTGCGGATTTGCGTTAGCAAGTCCGCTCTTGTTTTTCTCTAAACTAAAAAAAGAGGTGAAAACCATAGCAAAGCAAGACTTATTCATCAATGATGAAATTCGTGTACGCGAAGTTCGCTTAATCGGTCTTGAAGGTGAGCAATTGGGTATCAAACCACTAAGCGAAGCGCAAGCACTTGCGGATGAAGCTAACGTGGACTTGGTTCTCATTCAGCCTCAAGCTAAACCTCCTGTTGCGAAAATTATGGACTACGGTAAGTTCAAATTTGAGTACCAGAAGAAACAAAAAGAACAACGCAAAAAACAAAGCGTTGTGACCGTGAAAGAAGTTCGTTTGAGCCCAGTTATCGACAAGGGTGACTTCGAAACTAAACTTCGCAATGCTCGTAAGTTCCTTGAAAAAGGAAACAAAGTAAAGGTATCTATTCGCTTTAAGGGACGTATGATTACCCATAAAGAAATTGGTGCAAAAGTTTTAGCAGACTTCGCTGAAGCAACTCAAGATATTGCTATCATCGAACAACGTGCTAAAATGGATGGTCGTCAAATGTTTATGCAGTTGGCACCAGCAACTGACAAGAAATAATCTGTCAGAAAGTTAAAAAAAGGAGAAAAAATCATGCCAAAACAAAAAACACACCGCGCATCAGCTAAACGTTTCAAACGTACAGGTTCTGGTGGACTTAAACGTTTCCGTGCTTATACATCTCACCGTTTCCACGGAAAAACTAAAAAACAACGTCGTCATCTTCGTAAAGCATCTATGGTGCATGCAGGAGATTTCAAACGTATCAAAGCAATGCTTACTCGCTTGAAATAATCGCGTATTTGTAAGTAAACAATTCTAGGAAATATTTGGAGGAAATATAAATGGCACGTGTTAAAGGTGGCGTTGTATCACGCAAACGTCGTAAACGTATTCTTAAATTAGCTAAAGGTTACTATGGAGCTAAACACATCTTGTTCCGTACTGCAAAAGAACAAGTAATGAACTCTTACTACTATGCATACCGTGACCGTCGTCAAAAGAAACGTGACTTCCGCAAATTGTGGATCACACGTATCAATGCGGCAGCTCGTATGAACGGACTTTCATACTCACAATTGATGCATGGTTTGAAATTGGCTGAGATCGAAGTTAACCGTAAAATGCTTGCTGACTTGGCTGTCAACGATGCAGCAGCTTTCACAGCTCTTGCAGATGCAGCTAAAGCAAAACTTGGTAAATAATGTTTATAAGACTGGGAAGATTTTCTCAGTCTTTTTTAAACAAAGGAGAAAAATATGGCTTCAAAAATGTTACATACTTGCTTGCGAGTAGAAAATCTTGAAAAATCAATTGCTTTTTACCAAGATGCTTTTGGATTTAAGGAATTACGTCGCAAGGATTTTCCAGACTATGCTTTTACGATTGTTTATCTAGGTCTTGACGGTGACGATTATGAATTGGAGTTGACTTACAACTATGATCATGGGCCTTATGTTGTGGGTGACGGCTTTGCTCACATCGCTCTAAGTACACCTGACCTTGAAGCTCTTCACAAAGAACATAGCGAAAAAGGTTATGAAGTAACGGAACCTAAAGGGCTTCCAGGTGCTCAACCAAACTATTACTTTATCAAAGATCCAGATGGATACAAGGTAGAAGTGATTCGTGAAAAATAATAAAAACTCCTCATTTGTCAAATTGAGTTAGACAATTTCACCTGACTCAGAAAAACTTGATACGGAGTAGTGTAGGTCATTTATGTTAGTCTCAGACAAATGTGAGCGTTTGTCTGAGACTAACATAGATGGCTTTTTTCTATCTAGCTTAATTTGATAATTTGGGATATAATAAAAATAATTAAACAAATTAGTGGGAGAAAAAGATGTCAGACCAAAATCCAAATGTAGAGCTAAACAAAGAAGAAGATAAACTAATTGTAGAAAATAATTCGGTGGAAGATATGAAGAATGGTCCAAAAGCAGTCAAGAAACCCTCGGCTCTTCTATCTTTCTCATTTTATTTGGCACTTACCTATATTCTTCTATTTTTAACTCTTGCTTTATTTACTGCTCCATGGGGAATTGTATTCTTGATTTTTCTAGGTCCTAATTTAATTGCTTACGCTGTAGCAACTGTTTTAACACAGATAGGAATCAAGAAAGTAAATAAAACTGTCTTGTATACAAGTGCAGGATTTTATTTGCTTTCAGGACTTTTAGCATTCGACCCGGATTGGCAGATTTTTAGGATTTTTCCTTTTCTCTCCCTAGCTCTAGTTTTAATCGGGATATTTTTAACGAAAGATACAAGTAACTAAGTTAAAAAAGCTAGGCGCAACTCTTCTTCGAACTTATTTCATATCATAAAACCATAGCTTTTAAGGCTGTGGTTTTTTAGTTTAATGATTAGAAAGAAATTGTGTTTCTATTTTTTAAAATGGTATAATAGAGAAAGAATAAGGGAGGTGAGAAAGA from Streptococcus sp. oral taxon 061 includes these protein-coding regions:
- a CDS encoding FtsW/RodA/SpoVE family cell cycle protein, with the protein product MKRSFDSRVDYSLILPVFCLLVIGVVAIYIAVSHDYPNNVWPILGQQLAWIALGIIFSFVVMFFNTKFLWQSTPYLYGLGLALMVLPLVFYNPSLVAATGAKNWVSIGGYTLFQPSEFMKISYILMLAYVIVTFTKKYKDKARTIGLDFLLILWMIVFTIPVLVLLALQSDLGTAMVFVAIFAGLVLLSGVSWKIIIPVFVTVVSAITGFLAIFITKDGRAFMHQLGMPTYQINRILAWLNPFDYAQTTTYQQAQGQIAIGSGGIFGQGFNVSNLLIPVRESDMIFTVIAEDFGFIGSVVVVALYLLLIYRMLKITLKSNNQFYTYISTGFIMMLLFHIFENIGAVTGLLPLTGIPLPFISQGGSAIISNLIGIGLLLSMSYQTHLADEKSGRTRFKRKKVVLKKVK
- a CDS encoding DJ-1 family glyoxalase III, whose translation is MPKVAVILANGFEEIEALTVVDVLRRANITCHMVGFEDTVTGSHAIQVQADRVFDGNLSEYDMIVLPGGMPGSAHLRDNEQLITELQKFEKIGKKVAAICAAPIALNQAGLLEGRNFTCYDGVQEQIADGHYHKETVVVDGNIITSRGPATALAFAYYLVETLGGDAESLRNGMLYTDLFEK
- a CDS encoding HAD-IA family hydrolase → MKYHDYIWDLGGTLLDNYETSTAAFVETLAEFGIEQEHDSVYEALKVSTAFAIEKYAPGIENFLEKYKENEARELEHPVLFDGIPTLLENISDQGSRNFLVSHRNDQVLEILAKTEIAPYFTEVVTASSGFKRKPDPESMIYLREKYHITSGLVIGDRAIDVEAGYAAGLDAYLFENVVALKQAIDM
- the gyrB gene encoding DNA topoisomerase (ATP-hydrolyzing) subunit B; this encodes MTEDIKNQQAQDYDASQIQVLEGLEAVRMRPGMYIGSTSKEGLHHLVWEIVDNSIDEALAGFASHIEVFIEPDDSITVVDDGRGIPVDIQEKTGRPAVETVFTVLHAGGKFGGGGYKVSGGLHGVGSSVVNALSTQLDVRVHKNGKIHYQEYRRGHVVADLEVIGDTDKTGTIVHFTPDPEIFTETTTFDFDKLNKRIQELAFLNRGLQISITDKREGLEQTKHYHYEGGIASYVEYINENKDVIFDTPIYTDGEMDDITVEVAMQYTTGYHENVMSFANNIHTHEGGTHEQGFRTALTRVINDYARKNKLLKDNEDNLTGEDVREGLTAVISVKHPNPQFEGQTKTKLGNSEVVKITNRLFSDAFSDFLLENPQIAKRIVEKGILAAKARVAAKRAREVTRKKSGLEISNLPGKLADCSSNNPAETELFIVEGDSAGGSAKSGRNREFQAILPIRGKILNVEKASMDKILANEEIRSLFTAMGTGFGAEFDVSKARYQKLVIMTDADVDGAHIRTLLLTLIYRYMKPVLEAGYVYIAQPPIYGVKVGSEIKEYIQPGADQETRLQEALARYSEGRSKPTIQRYKGLGEMDDHQLWETTMNPEHRLMARVSVDDAAEADKIFDMLMGDRVEPRREFIEENAVYSTLDV
- the ezrA gene encoding septation ring formation regulator EzrA; translated protein: MSNNQLIITLIGIAVLLLIAFAVAILLRKRNESRLAALEERKEELYNLPVNDEVEVVKNMHLIGQSQIAFREWNQKWVDLSLNSFADIENNLFEAEGYNNSFRFLKAKHQIDQIESQIQLVEEDIAAIRNALSELEKQESKNSGRVLHALDLFEKLQNTVAEDPEKYGQALPEIEKQLENIQSEFSQFVTLNSSGDPVEAAGILDNAENHILALTHIVERIPAIVTKLTTELPEQLEDLEAGYRKLLDENYHFVETDIESRLQLLYEALKNNHENIRTLELDNAEYENTQIQEEINALYDIFTREIAAHKAFEKLVTTLPTYLKHLKENNQVLVKDIERLGKTYLISESDVNRVRRLQADISALNATIEEMNNAESEVSEAYSVLQERLENLQSTLKDIEDDQIGVSERLVQIEKDDINARQKANVYVNRLHTIKRYMEKRNLPGIPQKFLKLFFDASHSTEDLMAELEQAQVNIESVNRILEIATNDMNMLEEETYSIVQNATLTEQLLQYSNRYRSFDDRIQQAFQEALNIFETTFDYQASFEKISQALEVAEPGVTNRFVTSYEKTRESIRF
- the pgdA gene encoding peptidoglycan-N-acetylglucosamine deacetylase PgdA, which codes for MTRNRKRRKTVEDKKQRNLWIIVALLFFTMVALQGIITYKVTNKKVFEEKIEALKKEKDDSYSQGSQKDHFRKGQAEIITYYPMTGDKVITSVQDIIVKDITDKVEDKEHLIFYYSEKDSSSIKGVESHLVKKQAYDLSDSTVVELENTSLDQLYLKEDGTLFTLDQLFTDASKAKEKFLEDIKSTLLDKKIEQTLVDQVIADFTASDLSSWKFAYKDSQLVLYPIKATNNVEEIALPISDFFDVIQSSYLTEKDAELYKKAQAEKNKKVVALTFDDGPDGNTTPQTLDILAKYKIKATFFVQGKNIAGNESILKRMQSEGHEVGNHSWNHPVLTKLSLEDAKKQITDTESAITSVLGTSSKLMRPPYGAVSDDIRNSLDLSFIMWDVDSLDWKSKNEAAILTEIQRQATNGSIILMHDIHQTSVNSLPKVIEYLQGQGYSFVTVSELLGNHVKPHEIYYSRNQ
- the infC gene encoding translation initiation factor IF-3, whose translation is MKTIAKQDLFINDEIRVREVRLIGLEGEQLGIKPLSEAQALADEANVDLVLIQPQAKPPVAKIMDYGKFKFEYQKKQKEQRKKQSVVTVKEVRLSPVIDKGDFETKLRNARKFLEKGNKVKVSIRFKGRMITHKEIGAKVLADFAEATQDIAIIEQRAKMDGRQMFMQLAPATDKK
- the rpmI gene encoding 50S ribosomal protein L35, producing the protein MPKQKTHRASAKRFKRTGSGGLKRFRAYTSHRFHGKTKKQRRHLRKASMVHAGDFKRIKAMLTRLK
- the rplT gene encoding 50S ribosomal protein L20 — protein: MARVKGGVVSRKRRKRILKLAKGYYGAKHILFRTAKEQVMNSYYYAYRDRRQKKRDFRKLWITRINAAARMNGLSYSQLMHGLKLAEIEVNRKMLADLAVNDAAAFTALADAAKAKLGK
- a CDS encoding VOC family protein — encoded protein: MASKMLHTCLRVENLEKSIAFYQDAFGFKELRRKDFPDYAFTIVYLGLDGDDYELELTYNYDHGPYVVGDGFAHIALSTPDLEALHKEHSEKGYEVTEPKGLPGAQPNYYFIKDPDGYKVEVIREK